A window from Salvia miltiorrhiza cultivar Shanhuang (shh) chromosome 2, IMPLAD_Smil_shh, whole genome shotgun sequence encodes these proteins:
- the LOC131012278 gene encoding pentatricopeptide repeat-containing protein At3g16610 isoform X1, which yields MIGNRGTASTIDKYLQLLETCIESKSLNKGKIVHQFLLKFSGEDFRSNTFVLDKLTRLYISCKRPQLARRVFDEIAQSERKNKTTLWNQMIRAFAWDGPFEKAVELYDEMIDSGIKPTKYTYPFVLKACSALQDVETGVKIRGHVKRDNLDKDVYVCTALVNFYVKCGCLVEARGVFDEMLERDVVAWNAMVSGYSSNGMYWDAIGLVLEMQRRGLEPNSSTVAAILPVIGGASRLRDGKSFHGFCLRRSFDRDVVVGTGLLDMYGKCGLLVYAMRIFGALAFKNEVTWSAIVGACVTCSSMREGFELLGKLRVEVGGSPSPVMLATVVRGCAKMNDLSMGRQLHCYMIKLGLCFDFMVGNTLVSMYAKCGSVNDAMGFFEGMQVKDSVSYSAVISGCVQNGYAEEALQMFRKMRLLGVEPEMATMMGFLPACSYLAALQHGVCGHAYSIVRGFTADISICNAVIDMYSKCGKMDSARRVFDRMHEKDVVSWNAMIAGYGIHGLGKEAIFLLEDMQKGGYKPDEVTFIALLSACSHSGLVTEGKHLFRVMTQEFNIVPKMDHYFCMVDVLGRAGFLNEAHELITTMPFEPDAHIWNALLAACRIHRNIELAEEVSEKIQTLGPASTGNFVLLYNLYTTARRWDDAANIRIQQKEMGFKKRPGCSWIEVNGVVHGFVGGDWSHQESPKIYEKLEELVAEMKRLGYNAESEFVYHDVEEEEKEKILLYHSEKLAVAYGIISLKPDKPIMVTKNLRVCGDCHTALKYITSITKREITVRDTVRFHHFKNGVCSCGDFW from the coding sequence ATGATTGGAAATAGGGGCACCGCCTCAACCATTGATAAATACTTGCAACTTCTTGAAACTTGTATAGAATCAAAATCATTAAATAAAGGTAAAATCGTCCATCAATTTCTTCTCAAATTTAGCGGTGAAGATTTCAGGTCAAATACCTTTGTCCTGGACAAGCTCACTCGTCTCTACATTTCATGCAAAAGGCCTCAACTTGCACGCCGGGTGTTCGATGAAATTGCGCAATCAGAAAGGAAAAACAAGACTACATTATGGAACCAAATGATTAGAGCTTTCGCATGGGATGGACCCTTTGAGAAAGCCGTGGAATTGTACGATGAGATGATCGATTCTGGGATCAAACCCACGAAATACACGTACCCTTTCGTGCTCAAGGCTTGCTCTGCTCTGCAAGATGTAGAAACCGGCGTTAAGATTCGTGGGCATGTGAAAAGAGATAATCTTGACAAAGATGTTTACGTGTGTACAGCGTTGGTGAACTTCTATGTTAAGTGTGGTTGTTTGGTGGAAGCAAGGGGAGTCTTCGATGAAATGCTTGAAAGAGATGTTGTGGCTTGGAATGCGATGGTTTCTGGGTATTCGTCGAATGGAATGTATTGGGATGCAATTGGATTGGTTTTGGAGATGCAACGGAGGGGGCTGGAACCGAATTCTTCAACAGTTGCAGCAATTTTGCCTGTGATTGGGGGGGCAAGTAGGTTGAGGGACGGAAAGAGTTTTCATGGTTTTTGCTTGAGGAGAAGTTTTGATCGTGATGTCGTGGTTGGAACTGGGCTTTTGGATATGTATGGGAAATGTGGTTTGCTTGTTTATGCAATGAGGATATTTGGTGCATTGGCATTCAAGAATGAGGTTACATGGAGTGCTATTGTTGGAGCTTGTGTTACTTGTAGTTCTATGCGGGAGGGCTTCGAATTGCTCGGCAAATTGAGGGTCGAAGTTGGAGGGAGTCCTTCTCCGGTCATGCTCGCAACGGTTGTTCGTGGTTGTGCTAAGATGAATGATTTGAGCATGGGGAGACAGCTGCACTGTTACATGATCAAGCTGGGATTGTGTTTTGATTTTATGGTGGGTAATACACTCGTTTCGATGTATGCAAAATGTGGGTCGGTAAATGATGCAATGGGATTCTTTGAGGGAATGCAGGTTAAGGATTCTGTTTCTTACAGTGCTGTGATCTCGGGTTGTGTTCAAAATGGCTATGCAGAGGAAGCCCTGCAAATGTTCCGGAAAATGCGGCTCTTAGGCGTTGAGCCGGAAATGGCAACCATGATGGGGTTCTTGCCAGCCTGCTCTTACCTAGCAGCACTTCAACACGGAGTCTGCGGTCATGCCTACTCAATAGTTCGTGGATTCACAGCAGATATCTCGATTTGCAATGCTGTAATCGACATGTACAGTAAGTGTGGCAAGATGGATTCTGCAAGGCGCGTCTTTGACAGGATGCACGAGAAAGATGTGGTGTCGTGGAATGCCATGATTGCTGGCTATGGAATTCATGGACTTGGGAAGGAAGCAATTTTTCTCTTAGAGGATATGCAGAAAGGGGGTTACAAACCGGATGAAGTAACTTTCATTGCCTTGCTGTCCGCTTGCAGCCATTCGGGGCTCGTTACTGAAGGGAAGCATCTGTTTCGAGTCATGACTCAAGAATTCAACATTGTGCCCAAGATGGATCACTACTTTTGCATGGTGGATGTGTTGGGCCGTGCTGGCTTCTTGAACGAGGCTCACGAACTCATCACCACGATGCCATTTGAGCCCGATGCTCATATATGGAATGCCTTACTAGCGGCTTGTAGGATCCACAGAAATATTGAACTTGCAGAAGAAGTTTCTGAGAAAATCCAGACCTTGGGGCCTGCAAGCACCGGAAATTTCGTTCTGTTATATAATTTGTACACCACTGCTCGAAGATGGGATGATGCTGCAAATATTCGAATCCAGCAGAAGGAAATGGGCTTCAAGAAGAGACCTGGATGCAGCTGGATTGAGGTGAATGGGGTTGTTCATGGCTTTGTTGGTGGAGATTGGTCTCACCAAGAATCGCCTAAAATATACGAGAAATTGGAGGAGCTCGTGGCTGAGATGAAAAGATTGGGCTACAATGCAGAGTCTGAGTTTGTTTACCACGACGTTGAAGAGGAGGAGAAGGAAAAGATACTCCTCTATCACAGCGAGAAGCTTGCCGTTGCATATGGAATTATTAGCCTTAAACCCGACAAACCTATTATGGTTACGAAGAATTTGAGGGTGTGTGGTGACTGCCATACTGCCCTAAAATACATTACAAGTATTACTAAGAGAGAAATAACAGTAAGAGACACGGTTCGTTTTCATCATTTCAAGAATGGAGTATGCAGCTGCGGAGACTTTTGGTGA
- the LOC131012278 gene encoding pentatricopeptide repeat-containing protein At3g16610 isoform X2: MQTQTSPWEQKKPNAPPRSNTFVLDKLTRLYISCKRPQLARRVFDEIAQSERKNKTTLWNQMIRAFAWDGPFEKAVELYDEMIDSGIKPTKYTYPFVLKACSALQDVETGVKIRGHVKRDNLDKDVYVCTALVNFYVKCGCLVEARGVFDEMLERDVVAWNAMVSGYSSNGMYWDAIGLVLEMQRRGLEPNSSTVAAILPVIGGASRLRDGKSFHGFCLRRSFDRDVVVGTGLLDMYGKCGLLVYAMRIFGALAFKNEVTWSAIVGACVTCSSMREGFELLGKLRVEVGGSPSPVMLATVVRGCAKMNDLSMGRQLHCYMIKLGLCFDFMVGNTLVSMYAKCGSVNDAMGFFEGMQVKDSVSYSAVISGCVQNGYAEEALQMFRKMRLLGVEPEMATMMGFLPACSYLAALQHGVCGHAYSIVRGFTADISICNAVIDMYSKCGKMDSARRVFDRMHEKDVVSWNAMIAGYGIHGLGKEAIFLLEDMQKGGYKPDEVTFIALLSACSHSGLVTEGKHLFRVMTQEFNIVPKMDHYFCMVDVLGRAGFLNEAHELITTMPFEPDAHIWNALLAACRIHRNIELAEEVSEKIQTLGPASTGNFVLLYNLYTTARRWDDAANIRIQQKEMGFKKRPGCSWIEVNGVVHGFVGGDWSHQESPKIYEKLEELVAEMKRLGYNAESEFVYHDVEEEEKEKILLYHSEKLAVAYGIISLKPDKPIMVTKNLRVCGDCHTALKYITSITKREITVRDTVRFHHFKNGVCSCGDFW; this comes from the exons ATGCAGACTCAGACATCCCCGTGGGAGCAGAAGAAGCCGAACGCGCCTCCCAG GTCAAATACCTTTGTCCTGGACAAGCTCACTCGTCTCTACATTTCATGCAAAAGGCCTCAACTTGCACGCCGGGTGTTCGATGAAATTGCGCAATCAGAAAGGAAAAACAAGACTACATTATGGAACCAAATGATTAGAGCTTTCGCATGGGATGGACCCTTTGAGAAAGCCGTGGAATTGTACGATGAGATGATCGATTCTGGGATCAAACCCACGAAATACACGTACCCTTTCGTGCTCAAGGCTTGCTCTGCTCTGCAAGATGTAGAAACCGGCGTTAAGATTCGTGGGCATGTGAAAAGAGATAATCTTGACAAAGATGTTTACGTGTGTACAGCGTTGGTGAACTTCTATGTTAAGTGTGGTTGTTTGGTGGAAGCAAGGGGAGTCTTCGATGAAATGCTTGAAAGAGATGTTGTGGCTTGGAATGCGATGGTTTCTGGGTATTCGTCGAATGGAATGTATTGGGATGCAATTGGATTGGTTTTGGAGATGCAACGGAGGGGGCTGGAACCGAATTCTTCAACAGTTGCAGCAATTTTGCCTGTGATTGGGGGGGCAAGTAGGTTGAGGGACGGAAAGAGTTTTCATGGTTTTTGCTTGAGGAGAAGTTTTGATCGTGATGTCGTGGTTGGAACTGGGCTTTTGGATATGTATGGGAAATGTGGTTTGCTTGTTTATGCAATGAGGATATTTGGTGCATTGGCATTCAAGAATGAGGTTACATGGAGTGCTATTGTTGGAGCTTGTGTTACTTGTAGTTCTATGCGGGAGGGCTTCGAATTGCTCGGCAAATTGAGGGTCGAAGTTGGAGGGAGTCCTTCTCCGGTCATGCTCGCAACGGTTGTTCGTGGTTGTGCTAAGATGAATGATTTGAGCATGGGGAGACAGCTGCACTGTTACATGATCAAGCTGGGATTGTGTTTTGATTTTATGGTGGGTAATACACTCGTTTCGATGTATGCAAAATGTGGGTCGGTAAATGATGCAATGGGATTCTTTGAGGGAATGCAGGTTAAGGATTCTGTTTCTTACAGTGCTGTGATCTCGGGTTGTGTTCAAAATGGCTATGCAGAGGAAGCCCTGCAAATGTTCCGGAAAATGCGGCTCTTAGGCGTTGAGCCGGAAATGGCAACCATGATGGGGTTCTTGCCAGCCTGCTCTTACCTAGCAGCACTTCAACACGGAGTCTGCGGTCATGCCTACTCAATAGTTCGTGGATTCACAGCAGATATCTCGATTTGCAATGCTGTAATCGACATGTACAGTAAGTGTGGCAAGATGGATTCTGCAAGGCGCGTCTTTGACAGGATGCACGAGAAAGATGTGGTGTCGTGGAATGCCATGATTGCTGGCTATGGAATTCATGGACTTGGGAAGGAAGCAATTTTTCTCTTAGAGGATATGCAGAAAGGGGGTTACAAACCGGATGAAGTAACTTTCATTGCCTTGCTGTCCGCTTGCAGCCATTCGGGGCTCGTTACTGAAGGGAAGCATCTGTTTCGAGTCATGACTCAAGAATTCAACATTGTGCCCAAGATGGATCACTACTTTTGCATGGTGGATGTGTTGGGCCGTGCTGGCTTCTTGAACGAGGCTCACGAACTCATCACCACGATGCCATTTGAGCCCGATGCTCATATATGGAATGCCTTACTAGCGGCTTGTAGGATCCACAGAAATATTGAACTTGCAGAAGAAGTTTCTGAGAAAATCCAGACCTTGGGGCCTGCAAGCACCGGAAATTTCGTTCTGTTATATAATTTGTACACCACTGCTCGAAGATGGGATGATGCTGCAAATATTCGAATCCAGCAGAAGGAAATGGGCTTCAAGAAGAGACCTGGATGCAGCTGGATTGAGGTGAATGGGGTTGTTCATGGCTTTGTTGGTGGAGATTGGTCTCACCAAGAATCGCCTAAAATATACGAGAAATTGGAGGAGCTCGTGGCTGAGATGAAAAGATTGGGCTACAATGCAGAGTCTGAGTTTGTTTACCACGACGTTGAAGAGGAGGAGAAGGAAAAGATACTCCTCTATCACAGCGAGAAGCTTGCCGTTGCATATGGAATTATTAGCCTTAAACCCGACAAACCTATTATGGTTACGAAGAATTTGAGGGTGTGTGGTGACTGCCATACTGCCCTAAAATACATTACAAGTATTACTAAGAGAGAAATAACAGTAAGAGACACGGTTCGTTTTCATCATTTCAAGAATGGAGTATGCAGCTGCGGAGACTTTTGGTGA
- the LOC131012283 gene encoding uncharacterized protein LOC131012283 isoform X1, whose protein sequence is MLSYFPNLISPSSMESSDDEKDGNAEASLPKELGHSSESKQSKFVDDILKGSNESCLENFRMDKHTFFKLCDLLRTRGLLRHTNRIKIEEQLAIFMFIVGHNLRTRAVQELFRYSGETISRHFNNVLTAITTISLDFFQPPKSDVPPAIRVDPQFYPYFLLTAYISQ, encoded by the exons ATGCTGTCTTATTTTCCGAAT TTAATTTCGCCTTCTTCCATGGAGAGTTCCGATGATGAGAAAGATGGTAATGCTGAAGCTTCTCTTCCGAAGGAATTAGGTCACTCCTCGGAATCTAAGCAATCAAAATTTGTGGATGATATACTTAAGGGATCAAATGAGAGTTGCTTGGAGAATTTTCGGATGGATAAACACACGTTCTTTAAATTGTGCGATTTGCTACGTACTAGAGGCCTACTGCGTCATACAAATCGGATCAAGATTGAGGAGCAGTTAGCAATATTTATGTTTATAGTTGGGCATAATCTACGGACTCGAGCAGTTCAGGAGCTATTCAGATACTCAGGCGAAACCATCAGTCGTCATTTCAACAATGTCCTGACTGCAATTACGACTATTTCATTAGATTTCTTCCAGCCTCCAAAATCCGATGTTCCACCAGCAATTCGAGTAGATCCacaattttatccttattttctG TTGACGGCATACATTTCCCAGTGA
- the LOC131012282 gene encoding protein SYM1-like, with protein sequence MRSLGNGGIWGMRSFHDNFRRRRNIKRESKPSNSIDSAGGGGGYQFPLQQAATSAALCLTGDTIAQLRHRWVRNKESLVKDIISEHDYIRALRMCSYGFLLYGPGSYAWYQLLDHFMPHKNFQNLTAKVVLNLIVLCPTVIAVIFAWNNLWLGKLSELPHKYKNDLLPTLLIGFQFWIPVSILNFWAVPLQARVAFMSMSSIFWNFYLSSTMSR encoded by the exons ATGAGGTCTTTGGGAAATGGCGGCATATGGGGAATGCGCTCATTTCACGATAACTTTCGGCGGCGGAGAAATATCAAAAGAGAATCGAAGCCCTCCAATTCAATAGACTCCGCCGGTGGAGGCGGCGGTTACCAGTTCCCCCTCCAGCAGGCCGCCACCAGCGCCGCCCTTTGCTTGACCGGAGACACCATTGCCCAGCTCCGCCACCGTTGGGTCAGAAATAAGGAAAGCCTTGTCAAG GATATCATCTCTGAACACGACTATATACGAGCCCTCCGGATGTGTTCATATGGATTTCTGCTCTATGGTCCCGGTTCGTATGCATGGTACCAACTCCTCGATCATTTTATGCCACACAAAAATTTTCAGAACCTAACGGCAAAG GTTGTGTTAAATCTGATTGTATTATGTCCCACTGTAATTGCTGTTATTTTTGCGTGGAACAATTTATGGCTGGGGAAGCTCTCGGAACTTCCTCATAAATACAAGAACGACCTCCTCCCTACCCTACTTATAG GTTTTCAGTTTTGGATTCCTGTCAGTATATTGAACTTCTG GGCGGTTCCTCTTCAAGCTCGTGTTGCTTTCATGTCGATGTCATCCATATTCTGGAACTTTTATTTGTCTTCGACCATGAGCAGATGA
- the LOC131012283 gene encoding uncharacterized protein LOC131012283 isoform X2 yields MLSYFPNLISPSSMESSDDEKDGNAEASLPKELGHSSESKQSKFVDDILKGSNESCLENFRMDKHTFFKLCDLLRTRGLLRHTNRIKIEEQLAIFMFIVGHNLRTRAVQELFRYSGETISRHFNNVLTAITTISLDFFQPPKSDVPPAIRVDPQFYPYFL; encoded by the exons ATGCTGTCTTATTTTCCGAAT TTAATTTCGCCTTCTTCCATGGAGAGTTCCGATGATGAGAAAGATGGTAATGCTGAAGCTTCTCTTCCGAAGGAATTAGGTCACTCCTCGGAATCTAAGCAATCAAAATTTGTGGATGATATACTTAAGGGATCAAATGAGAGTTGCTTGGAGAATTTTCGGATGGATAAACACACGTTCTTTAAATTGTGCGATTTGCTACGTACTAGAGGCCTACTGCGTCATACAAATCGGATCAAGATTGAGGAGCAGTTAGCAATATTTATGTTTATAGTTGGGCATAATCTACGGACTCGAGCAGTTCAGGAGCTATTCAGATACTCAGGCGAAACCATCAGTCGTCATTTCAACAATGTCCTGACTGCAATTACGACTATTTCATTAGATTTCTTCCAGCCTCCAAAATCCGATGTTCCACCAGCAATTCGAGTAGATCCacaattttatccttattttctG TGA